One region of Bacterioplanoides sp. SCSIO 12839 genomic DNA includes:
- a CDS encoding SDR family oxidoreductase, with protein MGWALITGASSGIGAEIAKSLAMRQYNLILVARREHLLAELASELSSQFGIKTEVVAADISQPDSRAELKARLQSLNISPEFLVNNAGIGQVGQFEQTDMVDYQRTIDLNCTALTALIADYLPAMQQQRHGYILNISSVSGLMPGPNLALYHASKNFVQALSESLWQENKSKGVIVTASCPGPTESEFHQHAGSDKIGMFHRIGLMSAKTVAEQAVNATLKGKRRVVHGWLNKAMAISENITPRKVFLPITAMVMSSSK; from the coding sequence ATGGGCTGGGCGTTAATTACCGGTGCTTCCTCGGGCATCGGTGCAGAAATCGCAAAATCACTGGCAATGCGACAATACAATCTGATTTTGGTGGCACGGCGCGAACATTTGTTGGCAGAATTAGCGTCTGAACTATCCTCTCAGTTCGGTATCAAAACGGAGGTAGTCGCTGCAGATATTTCGCAACCGGACTCTCGCGCTGAGTTAAAGGCCAGATTACAAAGCCTCAATATCAGCCCGGAGTTTCTGGTGAATAATGCCGGCATTGGTCAGGTCGGTCAGTTCGAGCAAACCGACATGGTCGACTATCAACGCACCATCGACTTAAATTGCACGGCGTTAACGGCGCTGATTGCTGATTATTTGCCCGCTATGCAGCAACAACGCCACGGCTATATTCTTAATATTTCTTCGGTTTCCGGGCTGATGCCCGGCCCTAATCTGGCGCTGTATCATGCCAGCAAAAATTTTGTGCAAGCCTTGTCGGAGTCACTGTGGCAGGAAAATAAATCAAAGGGTGTAATCGTCACCGCCAGCTGCCCCGGCCCAACCGAGTCCGAATTTCACCAACATGCAGGCTCTGACAAAATTGGTATGTTCCATCGTATTGGCCTGATGTCCGCCAAAACCGTGGCCGAACAAGCGGTTAACGCCACCTTAAAAGGCAAACGCCGTGTGGTTCATGGCTGGTTGAATAAGGCCATGGCCATCAGTGA